The following are encoded together in the Planococcus antarcticus DSM 14505 genome:
- the galU gene encoding UTP--glucose-1-phosphate uridylyltransferase GalU, protein MVKKVTKAIIPAAGLGTRFLPVTKAMPKEMLPIVDKPTIQYIVEEAIASGIEDIIIVTGKGKRAIEDHFDKNFELEDNLFKKGKFELLEKVQHTSNVEIHYIRQKEPKGLGHAVWSARKFIGNEPFAVLLGDDIVRAENPCLKQLIDQYDKMQSSIIGVQQVPDHETHRYGMIDPSGVDGRCYQVSNFVEKPKPGTAPSNLAIMGRYILDPEIFDFLGTQSAGAGGEIQLTDAIQKLNEVQNVYAYDFEGKRYDVGEMLGFLRTTIEFALDSPEFGEGVESIIKELMAEKSAAPLF, encoded by the coding sequence ATGGTTAAAAAAGTGACAAAGGCAATTATTCCGGCAGCTGGTCTGGGTACTCGGTTTCTTCCAGTAACGAAGGCCATGCCCAAAGAAATGCTGCCTATCGTAGACAAACCGACAATTCAATACATTGTTGAAGAAGCTATTGCTTCCGGCATCGAAGACATCATCATTGTTACCGGAAAAGGAAAGCGTGCCATTGAAGATCATTTCGATAAGAACTTCGAGCTGGAAGACAACTTGTTCAAAAAAGGCAAGTTCGAGCTTCTTGAAAAGGTTCAACATACTTCTAATGTAGAAATTCACTATATCCGCCAAAAAGAGCCAAAGGGCTTGGGGCATGCAGTTTGGAGCGCGCGCAAGTTTATCGGAAACGAACCGTTTGCGGTTCTGCTGGGCGATGACATCGTAAGAGCGGAAAACCCTTGCTTAAAACAATTGATTGACCAGTATGACAAAATGCAGTCGTCCATTATCGGAGTCCAGCAAGTTCCGGATCACGAAACACATCGATACGGCATGATCGATCCAAGCGGAGTGGATGGACGCTGTTACCAAGTCAGCAATTTTGTAGAAAAACCAAAACCAGGTACTGCTCCTTCTAATCTTGCCATCATGGGACGCTATATTTTAGATCCTGAAATTTTTGATTTCTTAGGTACTCAGAGTGCCGGTGCAGGAGGAGAAATCCAGTTAACGGACGCTATCCAAAAGCTTAATGAAGTGCAGAATGTCTACGCATATGACTTTGAAGGTAAACGCTATGATGTAGGTGAAATGCTAGGTTTCCTGCGGACGACCATCGAATTCGCTTTGGACAGTCCAGAATTTGGTGAAGGTGTCGAAAGCATTATCAAAGAATTGATGGCTGAAAAATCTGCTGCACCACTATTCTAA
- the manA gene encoding mannose-6-phosphate isomerase, class I → MYREPVFLKPVFQERIWGGGKLQELFDYDIPSQTTGEAWVISAHENGPSIVMNGELQGKSLLEVWRDYPQLFGSETTDSDFPLLVKILDANDQLSVQVHPDDHYAQELAHKPCGKTECWYILDCEENAEIIIGHQAQSLEEFQQLVSKGEWQKLFQSIKVKKGDFIYVPSGTLHSIGKGIVILETQQSSDITFRLYDYDRVDREGKKRELHLEEAMAVMTCPHQQVIQHNLKEQLTNLESTRLIEGEYFTVYHWSLGGRVEVPVTTGFLLVSVIDGAGQIVTEESVSTVKKGDNFIVPATIGNYFIDGDLEMIVSHT, encoded by the coding sequence ATGTACAGGGAACCCGTTTTTTTAAAGCCCGTTTTTCAAGAGCGAATCTGGGGTGGAGGAAAGCTTCAGGAATTATTCGATTACGATATTCCATCGCAAACAACAGGAGAAGCGTGGGTCATTTCCGCCCATGAAAATGGGCCATCCATTGTCATGAACGGCGAACTGCAAGGGAAGAGTTTGTTGGAGGTTTGGCGGGATTATCCGCAGCTATTCGGTTCTGAAACAACTGACAGTGATTTCCCTTTGCTGGTGAAAATCCTTGATGCCAATGATCAGCTATCGGTTCAAGTGCATCCGGATGACCACTACGCTCAAGAACTGGCACACAAACCGTGCGGAAAAACAGAATGCTGGTATATTTTGGATTGTGAAGAAAATGCTGAAATTATCATTGGGCATCAAGCGCAATCGCTTGAAGAGTTTCAGCAGCTGGTGAGCAAAGGTGAATGGCAGAAGTTATTTCAAAGTATTAAGGTGAAAAAAGGAGATTTTATTTACGTGCCAAGCGGGACTTTACATTCCATCGGTAAGGGTATTGTTATTCTGGAAACTCAGCAAAGCTCTGATATTACATTCCGGCTTTATGATTATGATCGTGTCGATCGAGAAGGTAAAAAGCGCGAATTGCATTTGGAAGAAGCGATGGCGGTAATGACTTGCCCACACCAGCAAGTTATTCAGCACAATCTGAAGGAACAACTGACCAACTTAGAGTCGACGCGATTGATAGAAGGAGAATATTTTACTGTTTATCATTGGTCGCTTGGCGGCAGAGTTGAGGTGCCGGTAACGACTGGGTTTTTGCTAGTCAGTGTCATCGATGGCGCAGGGCAGATTGTCACAGAAGAAAGTGTGTCAACGGTAAAAAAAGGGGACAACTTCATTGTACCGGCGACCATCGGAAATTACTTTATTGACGGGGATTTGGAGATGATCGTTTCACATACCTAA
- a CDS encoding sugar phosphate nucleotidyltransferase → MRLVLLSGGSGKRLWPLSNDARSKQFLKVLSDEGGNKVSMVQRVWKQIEETGMAENSIIATSSSQVDMIKSQLGHDVHVVTEPERRDTFPAIALAAVYLYSVQKCSLDEVVGMLPVDPYVENRFFGRVQDLEKALLASGADLALMGVKPTYPSAKYGYIILDNKSDDSYLTVDYFKEKPTEQQAEELIEKNALWNCGVFAFKLGYIIDLLKERGMPTEYSQLLKNYHRLPKNSFDYEVVERASHIVSLPYDGYWKDLGTWNTLTEEMAVQVTGKGIIGRGVENSHIVNELDIPITLLGLDNVVVAASPDGILVTDKDASTKVKEYVEGFNGRPMYEERRWGWYRVLEYTRYAEGNEVLIKRLGINAGKNLSYQMHYKRSEVWTIVKGEGIFVFNDQLSHVRTGDVIHIPLGAKHTLKATTNMEIIEVQTGSELIEEDIFRTSKEWEEIEAICKVKLTARHG, encoded by the coding sequence ATGAGGTTGGTATTGTTATCGGGGGGATCAGGAAAGCGCCTATGGCCACTTTCCAACGATGCACGTTCAAAACAGTTTCTAAAAGTATTGAGTGACGAGGGAGGCAATAAAGTTTCCATGGTTCAACGAGTTTGGAAGCAAATTGAGGAAACGGGCATGGCTGAAAATTCCATCATAGCTACCAGCAGCTCACAGGTGGATATGATCAAAAGCCAATTGGGACATGATGTCCACGTGGTCACGGAACCGGAAAGAAGAGATACGTTTCCGGCAATCGCTTTAGCAGCCGTATATCTTTATTCTGTCCAGAAATGCAGTCTTGATGAAGTGGTCGGCATGTTGCCGGTAGATCCGTACGTTGAGAACCGATTTTTTGGTCGTGTTCAGGACTTAGAAAAAGCCTTGCTGGCTTCCGGTGCGGACTTGGCGTTGATGGGAGTTAAACCAACTTATCCTTCCGCAAAATACGGCTATATTATTCTCGACAATAAATCGGATGATTCTTATTTGACAGTTGATTACTTTAAAGAAAAGCCTACTGAGCAGCAAGCAGAAGAGCTGATTGAAAAAAATGCCTTATGGAATTGTGGTGTCTTCGCTTTTAAATTGGGCTACATTATTGATTTGTTGAAAGAGAGAGGGATGCCGACTGAGTATTCTCAGCTGCTAAAAAATTACCATCGCTTGCCTAAAAACAGCTTTGATTATGAAGTGGTTGAGCGTGCTTCTCATATTGTTTCATTACCGTATGACGGCTATTGGAAGGATTTAGGTACCTGGAATACGCTGACAGAGGAAATGGCAGTTCAGGTGACAGGTAAAGGGATTATCGGCAGAGGAGTAGAAAATTCTCATATTGTCAATGAACTTGATATTCCGATTACTCTGCTTGGCTTGGATAATGTCGTAGTGGCAGCAAGTCCGGACGGGATATTGGTGACCGACAAAGATGCCAGTACGAAAGTGAAAGAATACGTAGAAGGCTTCAATGGCCGGCCGATGTATGAAGAGCGCCGCTGGGGCTGGTACCGAGTACTGGAATACACGAGGTATGCGGAAGGGAACGAAGTTTTAATCAAGCGCTTGGGCATAAACGCAGGGAAAAACCTTAGCTACCAGATGCATTACAAACGCAGTGAAGTATGGACCATCGTCAAAGGTGAGGGCATTTTTGTTTTCAACGATCAACTGAGTCATGTCAGAACAGGAGATGTCATCCATATCCCGCTTGGCGCTAAGCATACGTTGAAAGCGACGACCAATATGGAAATCATCGAAGTTCAAACAGGTAGTGAACTAATTGAAGAGGATATCTTCCGTACTTCAAAAGAATGGGAAGAGATTGAAGCCATCTGCAAAGTTAAATTGACGGCTCGCCACGGATGA
- a CDS encoding glycosyltransferase family 4 protein yields MLRKKKITFVINYFYPDLAATSQLMTELTGRLQHDFDITVIAAQPRYAGENHSSKKLFEEDYLESIKVVRIKLPEVNKNSKVSRIKYISSYFLLANIALLKEKGTDVIFTISQPPVLGGLIGTIGKLLKRSRHIYSIHDFNPEQAEAVAYTNNQAVFKIAKAVDKLNCSYADQVLLVGEDMAETLRGRFVDKKVPSHTVISNWTDEHAIVPLEKDEPAIREFLEMHGLENKFVVMYSGNLGLYYDLENLIQVAKQFTKQPDIVFLFIGEGAVKQQIQEYTVQNNLENVKFLPYQPKEFLKYSLNAADVHLVVNQKGIKGVSVPSKIYGVMAAGKPVLGVLEQGSEVQRLIFESGAGVVIEPQNYQGVVHAINYLQSLDPVELKTMGHKGRAYLEENLTRDTSINKYRDVLQVIAGTHQLETSPRIENYEEAVNKK; encoded by the coding sequence ATGCTACGCAAAAAAAAGATCACTTTTGTTATTAATTACTTTTACCCAGACCTCGCCGCCACTAGCCAGTTAATGACGGAACTGACCGGGCGTCTTCAACACGATTTTGATATTACGGTCATTGCAGCGCAGCCGAGATATGCCGGTGAAAACCACAGTAGCAAAAAGCTTTTTGAAGAGGATTATTTGGAAAGCATTAAGGTGGTTCGGATCAAACTGCCGGAGGTGAACAAAAACTCCAAAGTCAGCAGGATAAAATACATCTCCTCTTATTTTCTATTGGCAAACATCGCGTTGCTGAAGGAGAAGGGGACAGATGTTATTTTCACGATTTCTCAGCCACCGGTATTGGGTGGTTTGATTGGGACCATCGGCAAGCTGCTAAAGCGTTCTCGGCATATTTACAGCATCCATGACTTTAATCCCGAACAGGCAGAGGCTGTGGCGTATACAAATAACCAAGCCGTCTTTAAAATCGCCAAGGCAGTTGATAAACTAAATTGCAGCTACGCCGATCAAGTGCTGCTGGTGGGCGAAGATATGGCTGAAACCTTGAGAGGCCGTTTTGTCGACAAAAAAGTGCCGAGCCATACCGTCATCAGCAATTGGACAGATGAACATGCGATTGTTCCGCTTGAAAAAGACGAGCCGGCTATCCGTGAATTCCTAGAAATGCATGGCTTGGAGAATAAGTTTGTCGTCATGTATTCAGGGAATTTAGGGCTTTATTACGATTTGGAAAATCTGATTCAAGTGGCCAAGCAGTTTACAAAGCAGCCTGACATCGTCTTCTTGTTTATTGGAGAAGGGGCAGTCAAACAGCAGATTCAGGAATATACCGTCCAAAATAATCTTGAAAACGTCAAATTTCTTCCTTATCAGCCAAAAGAATTTCTCAAGTATTCATTGAATGCGGCAGACGTTCATTTGGTGGTCAATCAAAAAGGCATCAAAGGGGTTTCTGTGCCAAGTAAAATTTATGGGGTCATGGCCGCAGGAAAACCTGTTTTAGGTGTATTGGAGCAAGGCAGCGAAGTGCAGCGATTGATTTTCGAAAGTGGTGCTGGTGTTGTTATCGAACCTCAAAATTACCAGGGCGTCGTCCATGCCATCAATTACCTGCAGAGCTTGGATCCTGTTGAATTGAAGACAATGGGACACAAAGGGCGCGCTTATCTCGAAGAAAACCTGACTCGGGACACATCAATCAATAAATACCGTGATGTGTTGCAGGTGATTGCTGGGACACATCAGCTGGAGACATCTCCTCGGATCGAGAACTACGAAGAAGCTGTCAATAAAAAATAA